The Porphyrobacter sp. HT-58-2 genome segment GATGGGCACCGCGCTCCATTTTGACAGCTGGGTGCCCAATTTCGGCATTCAGGAATATATGCGCCACACGCCGGAAACCGATGCGGTGTTCCCGCATGATTATCGCTTCGAGGATGGCCACATGATCGTCGGCGAGCGCCCCGGCCACGGGGTCGAGATCGACGAGGAACTGGCAGCGAAGTATCCCTACAAGCCCATGCAGCTCCCCGTCGCGCGGCTCGAAGACGGCACGATGTGGAACTGGTGAGGGCGTGGCAGGTGAGGGCGACCCGCGCGGCATCGTCTGCTTTGGCGAGTGCATGATCGAACTGAGCCGGATGAGCGGCTCGGGCGATTGGCGGATGGGCTTTGCGGGCGACACCGCCAATGTCGCGATCTATGCCGCGCGCGCCGGGGTGGATGTTGCCTATCTCAGCGCGATTGGGGCTGACCCCTATAGCGCGGAACTGCGCGACTTTCTGACCCGCGAGGGCGTGGACTGCCGCCTCGTCCTCACCCATCCCACCCGCGTCCCCGGCCTCTACGCCATCCGCACCGACGACCGGGGCGAGCGCAGTTTCACCTATTGGCGCGACCAGTCCGCCGCGCGCGATTTCTTCGCACTGCCCGATACTCCCGCCGCGCTGGCCGAGGCGGAGCGGGCGCGGATGCTTTACCTTTCGGGCATCACGCTTTCGCTCTTCGATGAAGCGGGCCGCGCCAAAGTCGCGGCACTGGCCGAGGCGGTGCGCGCCAGTGGGGGCGCGGTGGTTTTCGACGGCAATTACCGCCCGCGCGGTTGGGACGATGCCGCCGCCGCTCGCGCCGCCTTCGCCGCCATCGCGCCGCATTGCTCGATCGTTCTGCCGACCTTCGAGGATGAGGTCGCGCTCTTTGGCGATGACGACCCACAGGATTCGGTCGAACGCTGGCACAGGGCGGGCGCGCAGGTTGTGGTGGTGAAGATGGGCGATGCGGGCGCTGTGCTGTCGCAGTCGGGCGCGCCGCCGCGCCTCATCCCCTGCCCTGAGCGCAAGGCGGCGCGGGACACCACCGGCGCAGGCGATTCGTTCAACGCAGCCTTCCTTGCCGCGCTGCTGATGGGGGCCGCTCCCGAGGCCGCTGTGCGCGCCGGGCACCGCCTAGCGGGAGAGGTCGTCATGCACCCCGGCGCCATCATCCCCATGGAGGCCATGCCGCAATGATCCGCCCGCAGCGTAACGCCTGCCGCCACTTCGCCGACCTGTCGGGCGTGTGGCGCATCGCCTTCGACGAGGACGGCACCGCCGATTGGTCACACGGCATCCCCGCTGACCGCGCCTACCCCATCGCCGTGCCGGGAAGCTGGAACGAACAGCTGGCCGAGGCGGGCTTCATGAACTTCTGCGGTGCGGGCTGGCTGGAAACCGAGGTGTTCCTCCCCGCGCTGGCTCCCGGACGGACGCTGGCGCTCTATTTCGGCTCGGTCGATTATTACGGCGAGGTGTGGCTCGATGGCGAGCATCTGGGCGCCAGCTCTGCGCCGATGCTGCCGTTCGAAGTCGCCGTGCCAGCCCACCTCGCCACCGGGCGGCTGGCGCGGCTGGTGGTGCGGGTCGATGCGCAATTGCACCCGGACGAGGCGACGCAGGGGATCACCCAGGCGACCTATGCCGAGGAACGCCGCCCGCGTGACGAATACCTTCCCGCCGTGCGCTTCGACTTCTTCCCCTATGGCGGGATCAACCGCCCGGTGTTGCTGGCGGAGACCCCCGCTCAGGGCCTCACCGGCTGGCGCGCGGCGAGCGACCTCACTGGTGTGACGCTGGCGGTGGAGGCCAGTGCCGGAGCGACGGTGCGCGCATTGCTGCACGATGCCAGCGGGGGGACGCTGAGCGAGGCCCCGCTTGCCGATGGCCATGCCGAACTGCGGCTCGAACCCCTCGTTCCGCAGTTGTGGAGCCCGGACAACCCGCACCTCTACCGCCTCGACATCGAGGTGCTGGATGCCACCGACGCGGTGATCGATGCGGCCAGCCAGCACATTGGCCTGCGCAGTTTCACCATCGACGGCGCCCGCTTCCTGCTCAACGGCGAACCGATCACCCTCAAGGGCTTCGGGAAACACGAGGAAAGCCCCCTGCACGGACGCGGGCTGAACTTGCCGCAGCTGGTCAAGGATTTCCACCTGCTCAAGTGGATCGGGGCGAATTCGGTGCGCACCTCGCACTATCCCTATAGCGAGGAATTCCTCGATCTGGCGGACCGGTTCGGGGTGCTGGTGATTGACGAGGTGTTCTCGATCAATCTCGATTTTCGCCGCATCAACGCCGCCACCCTCGCCAACCACAAGCGCGCCGTCGCCGAGCTGATCGCCCGCGATGCCAGCCGCACCTGCGTCATCGCATGGTCGCTGGCGAACGAGCCGGGCTATCTCGCCGAACCCAATTACCGCGAGGCGAGCACCCCCTATTGGCGCGATCTGTTCGCGCACGCGCGGACGCTCGATCCCACACGGCCCATGACCCACGCCAATGTCGGCTATGCGGGCAATGACGATCCGGCTTTCGCGGAAGCGGACTTCATCGGCATGAACCGCTATCACGGCTGGTACTCCAACCCCGGCCAGATCGGCGCGGCGGTGGAGGCCCTGCGCCACGATCTCGATGCTGTGGCGGTCCACGGCAAGCCGG includes the following:
- a CDS encoding glycoside hydrolase family 2 TIM barrel-domain containing protein — translated: MIRPQRNACRHFADLSGVWRIAFDEDGTADWSHGIPADRAYPIAVPGSWNEQLAEAGFMNFCGAGWLETEVFLPALAPGRTLALYFGSVDYYGEVWLDGEHLGASSAPMLPFEVAVPAHLATGRLARLVVRVDAQLHPDEATQGITQATYAEERRPRDEYLPAVRFDFFPYGGINRPVLLAETPAQGLTGWRAASDLTGVTLAVEASAGATVRALLHDASGGTLSEAPLADGHAELRLEPLVPQLWSPDNPHLYRLDIEVLDATDAVIDAASQHIGLRSFTIDGARFLLNGEPITLKGFGKHEESPLHGRGLNLPQLVKDFHLLKWIGANSVRTSHYPYSEEFLDLADRFGVLVIDEVFSINLDFRRINAATLANHKRAVAELIARDASRTCVIAWSLANEPGYLAEPNYREASTPYWRDLFAHARTLDPTRPMTHANVGYAGNDDPAFAEADFIGMNRYHGWYSNPGQIGAAVEALRHDLDAVAVHGKPVMLLEFGADALAGQHATYDQLFTEEYQERLIAAYWAEIERHPAVAGGHVWNFADFRTAQHGRRVVHNLKGVFTRTREPKMAAWALRRMWGAA
- a CDS encoding sugar kinase, whose translation is MAGEGDPRGIVCFGECMIELSRMSGSGDWRMGFAGDTANVAIYAARAGVDVAYLSAIGADPYSAELRDFLTREGVDCRLVLTHPTRVPGLYAIRTDDRGERSFTYWRDQSAARDFFALPDTPAALAEAERARMLYLSGITLSLFDEAGRAKVAALAEAVRASGGAVVFDGNYRPRGWDDAAAARAAFAAIAPHCSIVLPTFEDEVALFGDDDPQDSVERWHRAGAQVVVVKMGDAGAVLSQSGAPPRLIPCPERKAARDTTGAGDSFNAAFLAALLMGAAPEAAVRAGHRLAGEVVMHPGAIIPMEAMPQ